Proteins from a genomic interval of Luteibacter pinisoli:
- a CDS encoding YceI family protein — protein sequence MAPTFVKTCLFLAVAALVPVASAAPADPPKAEDASAASQYKNLGLTKDPTAAQAGSYKLDPHHTSVMAKLAHMDLSRYTLRFDEISGSFDYTPTSSTASNLSITINPASISTGDSTFDKRIATRYLEVDKFPTIHFTADSVKIVGGHATVSGTLEFHGIKKPLVLNTTYRGSAQSRMGFSAEASFKRSDFGVSQWIPLEADEVDVMIETEFVKQ from the coding sequence ATGGCCCCGACGTTCGTAAAAACTTGCCTTTTTCTGGCGGTAGCGGCCTTGGTGCCGGTGGCGAGCGCGGCGCCGGCCGATCCGCCCAAGGCCGAAGACGCCAGCGCGGCAAGCCAGTACAAGAACCTCGGCCTGACCAAGGACCCGACCGCCGCGCAGGCCGGCAGCTACAAGCTCGACCCGCACCACACCTCGGTGATGGCGAAGCTCGCCCACATGGACCTGTCACGGTACACGCTGCGCTTCGATGAGATCAGTGGCAGCTTCGATTACACGCCCACCAGCAGCACCGCGTCGAACCTTTCGATCACGATCAATCCGGCATCCATCAGCACGGGCGATTCGACGTTCGACAAGCGCATTGCCACGCGGTATCTGGAAGTCGACAAGTTCCCGACGATCCATTTCACGGCGGACTCGGTGAAGATCGTGGGCGGCCACGCCACGGTGTCGGGCACCCTGGAATTTCACGGCATCAAGAAGCCGCTGGTGCTGAACACGACCTACCGTGGGTCTGCGCAGTCGCGCATGGGCTTCTCGGCGGAAGCGTCGTTCAAGCGCTCGGACTTCGGCGTGAGCCAGTGGATACCGCTTGAAGCGGATGAGGTCGACGTCATGATTGAAACCGAGTTCGTAAAGCAGTGA